A genomic region of Eucalyptus grandis isolate ANBG69807.140 chromosome 5, ASM1654582v1, whole genome shotgun sequence contains the following coding sequences:
- the LOC104454845 gene encoding tropinone reductase 1: MESAGTSFNDRRWSLKGKTALVTGGTRGIGYAIVAELAGLGASVHTCSRNEKELNERVEEWQGKGFQVSGSVCDLTCNTQKEELIKTVSSVFDGKLNILVNNAAAIVLKGVLDHTPEDCSYVLKANLESPYHLCQLAHPLLKASGDGIIVFLSSIAGEVALPALSIYSASKGAINQLTKNLACEWTKDNIRINTVAPGPVKTTIAKPEPEIKEKFVKMLARMPLHRVGEPNEISSVVAFLCLPAASYVTGQVISVDGGYTVGF; the protein is encoded by the exons ATGGAAAGTGCTGGTACGAGCTTCAACGACCGAAGGTGGTCGCTGAAAGGCAAAACCGCTTTGGTCACTGGTGGAACCAGGGGGATTGG GTATGCGATCGTAGCAGAGCTAGCGGGCCTCGGCGCGAGTGTACACACTTGTTCTCGCAACGAGAAAGAGCTCAACGAGCGAGTGGAAGAGTGGCAGGGCAAAGGGTTTCAAGTGAGTGGTTCGGTCTGTGACCTCACTTGCAATACCCAAAAGGAAGAGCTGATTAAGACCGTCTCCTCTGTTTTTGATGGCAAGCTGAACATTCTG GTAAACAATGCGGCAGCAATTGTTCTTAAGGGCGTGCTAGATCACACACCAGAGGACTGCTCTTACGTGTTGAAAGCCAACCTCGAGTCCCCTTACCATCTGTGCCAACTTGCGCATCCACTCCTGAAAGCTTCAGGAGATGGCATTATTGTGTTTCTTTCCTCAATTGCGGGTGAAGTAGCTCTACCTGCACTCTCGATTTACTCTGCTTCCAAAG GAGCTATCAATCAGCTTACCAAGAACTTGGCATGTGAATGGACGAAAGACAACATTCGGATCAACACCGTGGCTCCTGGGCCCGTGAAAACCACCATCGCGAAACCT GAACCGGAAATCAAAGAGAAGTTTGTCAAGATGCTTGCGCGAATGCCTCTTCATCGGGTTGGAGAGCCCAACGAGATCTCATCCGTGGTCGCGTTTCTTTGCCTTCCCGCGGCTTCATATGTCACAGGGCAGGTCATTAGTGTGGATGGTGGCTACACGGTGGGCTTCTAA